Genomic window (Eremothecium sinecaudum strain ATCC 58844 chromosome VI, complete sequence):
TTGAGAGATTTCCGCGTCTCTTATGGTTCGAGTTAATTAGAGGATCCGCAAATATTTCCACTTTCCCTTCCTCTGTTGTTACAGCAACAACATGGTCCCCACTATGCGAGACCTCAACAATGTTGGAGTCTGCAACAAGCACCGCCTTGGTTGCACCGGATTCCAAGTTGTATATGTTCAAGAAACGGTCATTATCTGCCCCACTGAGGAAATATTCCTTTCCTAACATCACTAGTGAGGAAACAGCCGACAAATGACCAGGGTAACGTCTTATAACTGACTTATCCAAAAGACTGACCAGAAAGATCGAATGCGAAGCCAATAACAGTGTATTCTTGTCCACTACACATACTCGCTCTAACTGCCCGCAATCGTCCCAACGCAGTTCGCGCACAAGGCTGAAATCCGTCATGGCAAACTGATAAACTACGTTTTTCCGCGTAACACACCACGCATCTATACCATCACACTGGAAATCTGTAACCCCGTATATGTCCCCAGTCACCAGCTTGTGTAGCATCTGGTTTGCAACAGGTGAGTAAAGTTGAACTTCACCATTGCTCTGTCCCACAGCCACAAGCTCTGCCCCACCAATTTCTACCCATTCAAGGCATGTACATTCAACTCCAGGACCCTCAAGGTAGAGGTACCGTTCATTCCCGCTGCTTGTGTGCGCGCCATCTGTTCTTTCCACGCTAATACGCTGCTTATCTAGCGCTACAGTTACAAACGCAATGAAATCGCCTCTACCGCTATATCTAGACCTTACCACTGCACTTGACATACTGCTCTAAGGTTTCCAACCATAACCAGGTGCAACTGACCTCTTCTTCACTGAAAATACAACTGCTCTTCTCATCGCATTCCCATGAAAAATTTGAAATCACCATTAACGGAGCAAATGATAAAATCACGTGCCACTCACGTGTCCAGATCTTAGGGCGCGTGAGCCTCCTGACCAGCCGCCACCAAGGGTACACGAAAGTGAAACACCCAAAACAGGCTATAAGCCCCATTCAGCACCCAAAACCACATCATATACGTATCCACTGAACTTAAATACTCTAAAAGCTGATTTATACCACGTTACAACGCTTTTTGGCTTTGTTTTGGGTTAAGCTGTCGGCTGTAGATGTaaaaaacaaaaagaaAGAATAGCTATTAGAACGAAAGAAAACATATAAATACTGATTGACGGTGCCATGCATGGGATGCCAAAATAATATTTATTGACATGAGGATAAAAGGCGAGTGTAAACCTAAGGTATAATAACGCAAGCACAATGGGTGAGGCAGAAGAGATTACACTACCCAAAGGTATGTTTCCCTcaatttttttgtttttttgttttgtttAAAGAGATGATTTACTAATATATACTGGCATAGCTACTGTTCAGAAAATAATTACAGAAGTACTAGATTCTGAATTAACTTTCAGTAAAGAAGCAAGAGAGATTATCATTGATGCAGGTATTGAATTCATCATGATTTTGTCTGGAATGGCATCCGAAATGGCTGAAAGTGAAGGTAAAAAAACAATTGCACCTGATCATGTAATTAAAGCTTTACAAGAATTAGAGTTTGAGGAGTTTATACCCTACTTGGAGCAAATATTAGCGCAGCATAAGGAAAATCAAAAAGTAAGGGAAAGGCGAGATGCGAAATTTAAGAAGTCTGGACTTTCGGTTGAAGAGTTGCTTCGACAACAAGAGGAATTGTTTAGACAGTCTAGGTCACGTTTCCAACAAACTAGTACTTCAGGGCCCGGAGCCGCCGAGCCTTCTATTATAAAGCCGGAGGATGAATGAAAGTGCCCTGAAAGCCGATTTGGATTGGCATATACGTGTGTATAATTAACATTTTAATGAATAGCTGATGTGGTGGGATAGAAAGATAACCTCCCTGTTTGTACTGGGTGGCGAACAGATTTTTAGAGTTTTAAACGTGCGACTATTTATAAGGAAAGAAGTCTATGAGGTCGAGTGGTAGAATGTTTACATTTGCGTTTGCGCAATGAATTCCATTATCACTCTAAAAGATTCGCGGGTATCTGGATCCAATGAGTTAACAAGAAGATGATACTTGTCTTGATCATGCTGCTGTAGAGCAGTGTAAAAACTATCAAGTTCATGGAAACAGTTGATGTTGTCCAAGCAACTCTCTTTGAAATCGTCCTCCAGCTCGTCGAAGAATTCGCCGGCGCCAGCGTCATCAGAAGATTCAACACCGAGCTCTCCCTTAGCTATGCAGTCCCTCTTGCGGATTGCTTCAGGTAGGTATTCAGCTAGCTTCACAAGCCGCGTGCTTAGTTGGCCTACAAAGCCGCTGACGCAGCTTGGTAGCTGCGGAAGTTTGAACAACGACATTAAGGCCATCATTTGCAATTTGGTCGTGTATACGCTGTAGAATTTGCAGTCAAGCCATTTCTTCATTAGTCCCAGTGTTATACCTTGCTGTTCAGCTAGTTGTAAGGTTTCTAGTGGCTTAGCGTATAGACCTGCCAAGAACAACCTAACCACTGCTGCGTCATCAAGCTCCAACTCTTGATTTTGTGCTACCTGGAATGCTTTATCAAAGAGTGGAATTTCCTTCATTGCGAGGGCGTACGCAACCATGACGTTGAATGCACTTTCGATATCAAAATCGTCTTCAGAATCCAACACTTGGTTGACTATCTGGAAGAAGGGTTGGACGAAAGTCTGGTCCTGTGGGAACCCATTTGTCACAACGGTTTCAAAAAACACTTGGTAAGCTTCAAAGTATTCTAATGCATATGTTTGGAAGGAATCCAAAACATCATGGAACAATTCCCAAATAACTGGAGTGAAAGCATTGTACATTGTCTTAGCTGACAATGCCAAGGAATCTATTAGATCAACCATTTCGGTCAAAAATGATATCTGTGCATTCACAATAATAAATTTCACAACTGGAGCAAACTTGTCAACCAAACAAACTTTATTCATAGACATTACCATCATGGTCATCGTTTGTAGCATGGCACTCGCCTGAGTTTCTTGGTCTTGATCTTGTGTTGAATAATGACCACTGGTGTTTTCTACTAGTGATTGACCTAACCTTAGGAACTGTTCCGCAAGCGTAGCTGCCAATTCGTTGGCAAAAGGCGTTAACTCGTCAGCAAATCTTTCTACAAGAGCTTCCATTATTTCTGACAAAGTATCAATTTCAAATTCCTTGGATAACTTTAGTAGCTTCTCCATGATACCTGGAACTTGAGGCGCGATGTGTTTATGCATGGACACATTAGACATAACCAAAGTCTTTAAAGCATCCGCTGCTTCCACTTGTACAGGAAGAATGTCACTTCTCATCAAATTTAAGTACGTCATCTCATAAATCTTCGATAAAATTTCAAGATTTTGAAATTCTTGTTGGTAAATTGCAACCGTTTCCAAAGCCCTAGCTACCAAAAATGGATACTTGTCATTACTGAATAAAGGAGTGATAAAATGTTCAAAAATTGGCTCCAATTTATCGCGAACAGGAGACTCATCCTCTGCTAAAAAGGATGACAAGTTAGAGAATAATCTCAAAGctccttcttctttgtATGCAGACTCTAAGTCGCCCTTTGTAGCGAATTCAGTAAATACGTCATGAATAAGGGGCAATATCTTGTTCACTTCGGAAAATCTAGAGTGACCAATTACAAAAACGAATTCACTAGACGCTACGTCTGCTGTAGAACCTTCTTTGTTCATGTCAAAGTAACGTCTTGTAAATTCTTCAGGATCAGTTTCTAGTAGTTCAACAGATTCCGCTGATGCAGACAAACAGGGGAAGATAACATGCTTAATAATAACTTCCAAGTGCGGTTGGATTAAAGGCCATAGCTCTTCAGTTTTAACACACTTCTCCAAGAACTGAATTAAATAGTACAACGAACTGTCACTTAACCAAAGTGAGTTACCACCCCATAGTTCTATCACCTTAAAGTACTCATTCAATATCGTAGGCACAATATTATGGAACACATATTGGACAAAGTCATTACTAATAAACTTAGTAATTCTAGTGTACTTGTACACGAATTTGTGCAAATTACCAAAAGCCCACTTATTAACCTTGACTCTCTTGTCCAAGGATCTGTCGCCTGGGTCTAGCTCAAGGCTCTCCTTCGTCAACGGTCTCGAACACAAAAATAAATGCAACTGGATCCAAGAATTTAGCTTCTCAACGTTGTTAAAGTATTGCGGAAAGTTGTTCAAACATGCATACTTAAAGGACTTCAAAATCAAATACAACAATTCATTCGACCTATAGTCGTCGTTATTCACCAATTGAGACGCCACCTCCTCAACAGCCGGAAATACCTTCTCAATAAAACTGTCTATGTATTGCCTGCTCTCAGACATCACATAACGATGCTTGATGGTCACTTCAAACACAAGTAACAATGCAGGATACAAGTATTCTGACTTCTGTGACCTCATCATATTAAGAACTACATCCGCCAAGTCCCACTTTTCATTGTTGGAGAGAATCGCGCGTATACATTCCGTAAGATGAGACCTAATATGCGTACTTTCACTATGCTGAACTAAAGCTTCCACCAATTGTTCCTTAATAATCCCTTCTTCCTGCTCAGGAATACGATCATCCTTTTTAGAATTCCATGACCTCTGGATCTTATTTTTGAGATATATTGAACAACATAAACGAATGTTCATAGGAATTTGTTCATTCTTGGCAACCTTTAGTAAGAAAGTTGTGAAACCCGGCTCTCTTTGCATAGCAAATAATTCTTGTTCCGCTTCTTTAATGACAACTGCATCGGACGCCATCGTCCGTTCAAAAGCCTGCAAAATAGCTTGTTCGCTAAGCATTTTTCGTTGGTTCACCTTGATCCCACCTTAACAAAAAACTAGCTGGAATATTCCCTTCAATTGAAATACTTTTAGCTCATCTCAACCAAAGCAATACTCTCTATAAATCTCATCATTACGggaaaatttttttgtATACAAAATCTCGGTGCACCACAAATCAATTAAAGTCTGTCACGTGCATACAAGGAAGTTTGCTAATTGGAGGCTTTAGAAGGGTTGAGGAGCTGGAAAAATACTTGCTAGTCTACTACCGATGAATAAGCGTCTTTTGCGGTCTTTGGGCTTACTTTTAGGTTTATTGGTGTCTTTACAGCCTTCTTATGTACATCCGGATGAACATTTCCAGAGTATAGAGATCTTACAGCAACAGTTAAGAGGTATTCGAGGGACGGTGGCCTGGGAGTTCAAAGGGGGTAACGAGTCGCGAAGCATTGTACCTTTATATCTTTGGTATGCGCCTGCTATATTGTTAAGTAGCCACCTAAAGACTGTTAGACCGCTGGTGGCAATGTATATTATGCGAATGCAGAACTATTTGTTGTTTCTTGCTGTTTGGAAAGTGTCCAGTAGGGTGCTAGAGAGCTCAAAGCTGCGTCGCTCAAGCGCCGATCTATTGATGTGTACGTCTTATGTAGTTGGGGGATATTTGTCGCATACATTCTCCAATTCGATTGAGGCGGTTATTCTGCTGGCAGTACTCTCTATGATGGAAATACTGGTCCAGAAGCCCAGGCAAGAGCATGAGGAGTATCTGATTTCGGGGCTGATGGGTGTAGCTGTGGCTTTAGGAGTGTTTAACAGAATTACGTTTGGGGGGTTTATCTTGTTGCCTGGTCTGTTGACATTTGGTAAGTTCTACTGGCGTCATTGGAGATCGCTGTTAGTGGCTGCAGGCAGCTGCCTTTTTACAGCGGCGTGGATAATCTGGGCAGATAGCAAGATATACCAGTCGAATAGGTGGGTCATTGCACCACTGAACAATCTGCTCTATAACATTAATGAGGACAATTTGGCGCAGCACGGTCTCCACTCACGAAGCACTCATCTTCTAGTGAACTTGCCTCAGCTACTAGGTCCTGCACTGATTCCGGCACTAAGGCCGAGATGGAGAATGGTAAGGATACCTTTCTTATCATGTATTTCAGGCTTACTTGTGCTTTCTATGTTTAAGCATCAGGAAGTTCGCTTCCTTGTTCCACTGGTGCCTGCATTATTCTTGTCGATAGAGACACTTGGATTTGCTCGCTTGATCTCATCAAAGACCCTATTAAATGTTTGGCtaatttttaatattgCTATGGCAGCAATTGTTGGGATTGGACACCAGCGGGGTGTGATTACGGCTTTAAACTACTTGAAAGAAACCCCTGTGGAGGTACAAGTGTGGTGGAAGACGTACTCACCGCCTACCTGGATTCTTATGAACCAAGATTTGACAGTTTCAACTACGAACTTTGTTGATGGCGAGGAAAGGGTGGATGATATAGAGTTCAGAGTTACTGAGAACCATATTGTAGATCTGAAGGGGTCCGACATACAATTACTGAATCACACGTTGACAATGTTTTTAAAAAATGGTGCCCATGTGAATTTGATAATGCCCGATTCGGTTTTAAAGCTTGCTACTAAGTTGAGGAAGGAATATAGCTACGAACTCCAACCTCTATACAGTTCACATCTCCATATTGATCTTGATCATATAGATGTGAAGGATCTTTCTTCGCTACGCCCTGGCATCACAGTCTACAATATCAATAAGATTAAAGACTGAATCATAAAATATGTTAACCATTAATATACAATTCTCTATGCACATTTCTACATCAATACATAAGTACTCACTTGTAGAAATCAAACTTATCAACGTCACTACCAGTCTTGACTTGAGATGCATAGGCCTCTTCCAGATCGCTTTGGAGGATAACATATCTATTCTTTCTCACGGCGCGCAACCCTGCTTCTTGCATTATCGCGGCAATCAATGCACCTGATAGAGGGTCATTTCTAATAATTAAAGAGTCCAAATCGACTTCTGGTGCCAAAGACATCTTAGCAGCTATCTTGCCAAAAATTAAACGACGTTCACGTCTGTCACGTAGAGAGGGAAACTCAATTTTTCTGTCTAATCTACCAGGCCTTAGCAACGCAGGATCTAGGGTATCGTGCCTATTAGTAGCCATTATGACTTTAACGTTGGTAGATTGGTCGAACCCATCCATCTGAGTCAATAATTCAATCAAGATACGTTGCACTTCTCTATCAGAGCCAGTCTGAGCGTCAAAACGCTTAGTTGCAATAGAATCCACTTCATCAATAAATATGATAGATGGTGCATTTTCCCTTGCAAGGCGGAAAACATCGCGGACCATGCGAGGACCTTCACCCAAATATTTATGGACAAATTCGGAACCGTTAACTCTAATAAACGCCGCATTAGTACTGTTGGCGACTGCTTTCACCAACATGGTCTTACCTGTACCAGGAGGACCATATAAAAGAACACCACGTGGAGGATCAATACCAATCTGTTGGTAGAGATCTGCCTGCACCAAAGGTAACTCAACAGCTTCCCTTATCTCCTGCTTTTGCATGTCTAAACCACCCACATCGGCATAAGTAACATCTGGTTTCTCCTCGTTACCCATAATAGATATACTGGAATCGGAATCAGGAGGCAAGATATCTACCAATGCGTTTGAATGACGGTGTAATGCAACAGAAGTTGATGGTTTCAATAATTCACGATCCAATGTCGACAATATTCTCACCACATAACTCATTCCAGTGGTACTGGAAACAATACCCGTATTTTCGTCGATTGCTTCCAAAAACTGACCAATAACCAATGGAACAGATTGAATTCttttaacttcttcttgtGCGCTTAGCAGTTCTCTCTTCAAATGACGTTGTTCATCTTTAATATATTCTTCTTGTAAACATAGTAGTTCATATTCCTTCTCTAATttcttcaactttaaaTAAACATCAGAATTTGCGCCATTCAACGCTGCTGTATTACAATTTAAATGTGAGATCAATGAACCATATGAAAGTGCTGTCGGTTGAGAAACAGAAGCCTCACCAGTTTGAGCAATTCCTAGTTCTTCCATGTATCCTTAAATAATGCTTCAAACGACGAAAACAGGATACCAATGCCAATTGTCCTATATCGTTGACTGTTTATATGTGTTATGTACAGGGTTCCATATTAATTCCTTAAATTTTGCCACCCAAAAGATAGAAAATATAAATATCACGTCGCACGAAGACACTCAACTGACTAAAGAGCCCAGAAGTATACcgaagatgaagataaCACCTGAATATACGTGAAATTGGCCTATGCTTAGGTTAGTTTGATCTTGGTAGGCCAAGTAATTCATGGAATATAGTTTATGAAGTAGTGAACCTAGCCAGATTTGTATATTTTGCAAATTAGTATAGGTTGAGTGCTTAAAATCAGAGAATGAACTTAACGAAATTGGCTGTAGAGCAGTACTAGAATGTGTTATTTCATCGCGGTTCTCAATTAGTGGTGGAATAGGTTCTGGAGAAATTGATTGTTCTGAAGCAGGTAATACTGAAGATTGCACTGCAGCTTCTTTGAATTGAAACCCATTCTGTGCCATTGTAGTTTGTTCTAGTGCTACCTTAACCTTTTCTTCGAAGGATCGAGTTAATCTACGACGTTTCCAGGGTTCTAAGAGCAACTGGAAAACCAGAAATAGGAGTATGTTGATTCCCATTAGAATAAAAGTACCCCAGGTGGATGTTCTCCGAATTTTGTCCGACCAGATTTGCTCTTCGTGGTACCGCGTTAAAATAGCGCGGTGGAGGAGGTTTGATAACTCTTTCTCCTTTGCTTCCACTGCCTTTAGTTCAGCATTAGCTGCTTCTTCCTTTTTTGCATTTTCAGCGTCAACAATGTACAACTTGGTAAACCTGTCTAGTTCTTCGGGAGTCCACATATGTTTCCTTTGAAGTAGTTCATTTACCTGGATCTGTGACTGGTTTCTGACGGCAACAGCATTGTGATGTACGTCACGTAGACGTTCTAGGTCCGATTTCACTTCGTTTAGTTGTGATTCCATCATTTCGATAGATTTGCGGAGTTTGTCAATTGAAGAGTACCCAGTAACATCATTTAGAGCCTTAGTAGCAGTAAAGATAGTTTCTTGTAAAGAGTCCAAATAAAACTCCAACTTCCTTGACCATAGGTACCTTTTACGCTCGCGTTCTGATGGCAAGCCAACAATTTTTGACTTATTTTCTAGGTCCTCGTTGAAGCTCAAGTTCGTATTCTGTTGCTGCTTTTCCTGTTCCAAGAGTTTCTGGTTCGTTTCTCGTAAAGACTGTTTGGCTTTATCCAAATGATACTTTATCTGGGTTGAGTAGTAGCTTACTTGGTGTAAAGTCTCTTTCCATTTTGGTACACTGGCTCTATAACACGCTTCCAGTTTCTTTTGCAACTCAGTCCATGGTTTAATACTTGTCCTGCTTGTAGAATACACCCTAATATGATTCCCTGCAGCGCATAAAGTCAAGGCAGATAGCCTGTTAACATGAACGATGGGACTTGGTAATAGTACTTGACGGTTTAAAATCATGCTGCTAAACAACAGCGTACTATTTGCTGTTTAATTTTGATTTCGGTACAATATATGCTTCTTATGTGGGTCTTACAGTTTAAGAATGCCGAAAAACGTTGTCGTACTTCACCAGCACATAGAATAGGAAAAGCCAGAACACAAACCAGCAGTTATTGGATATATGTAAAATTCATTGCTTGAGTTAATGTCCGGAATATCCTTGAGCTTGAAGGCCAAGTCaaagagcaagaagaaaagTACTGTTAGGAAGCGAGGTAATGCATTTACCGATGACAAGGAAGCTGACCGCAATAGTAAGCGTGTTAAGATAAAGATAACGGAGGTTGAGGCTTATAAAGAACCTCAGGAAGAAGCACTAGTAATACCACTAGCTGTACCATCTGGCGCCTCAAGAGAATTGACTCTTACTACATCTGATGAAAAGAGCGAAATAAACTACGGCTTAAATGTACAGCAGGATCACAAAGTGACCTCGTCAAATGCTAGGGTAGTGAATTCTACTGGTATGAGTGATATTTTGGATATTACTAAACTTCCCGAAGCAACTGCTCAGGATGAGTATGATGAAGTCCCTGTAAATATGTTTGGTGCAGCTCTACTTCGTGGTATGGGATGGACGGGTACTAAttatgatgatgaagataatGACCAGGATCGTGAAAAATCAAACAATAAAACTGCAGTACGACCTCATCACGGCGTAGCTCGCCCTGAATTTGTAGGCATTGGTGCTAAAGTGCAGCAGTCGAATACCGAGGAAACGCGCAGAGGCTCTGGCCTTGATAAATTCATGCCAATTGTGAGAGTCGAGCATCCATTTACAAATGAAAAGTCTAAATAACAGCTGCAAGCAATTGTAATAGTATGTATATAATTAATGCGGAATGTATTTTCCATCACAAATGCAAATCTGAGATACATGACAGGGATTATcgttttcattaatatCATTAAACTATCGCTCCTAATCCAAAAATCAGAAGCTGCGATGCTACGGTAGTTCCCCATACCTTCACCCAGTCATTCTTTTTTTTGTACTCGGATTCTTCaatcatcttcatcaaatCCGCATATATTTCCATAGCCAGTTGATCATAAACACCTGTCTCTTTGAACAAAAAGACATCCTGCAGTTCATGCGAATCTTTGACGACGCGACATTTCAGAACTATTTCATTACCCTTAGATGTAGGCTGTTCATGGTATTTGATAACTTCTCTATTCATTGCAATGGTGTCTTCACCATCCGGCCATTTAAATGCACCAGAAGAAATCACTACCTTATCCGGATATGATTTCTGTTTATTAATGGATACTTTTGTATTCCAAGGGACATTGACCCTGTCCACATCCTTCAAGGAACAAAACACCCCACGTTTATAATTAATAAAATTGATTATGGGTTTGAGCTCTTCTATCGACACTAATTCTCGATTGTCGGATAACTTTGGAGTCTCTGATCCCATCCTTGCTGCTAAGTCGGTGAAAACAAACTTCAAGTCCATAACAATGTACTTGTTCTCCTCTTCATAAAGCTCGTTTGATTCGACAGTGGGAAGCATAATATCGGCAAGTATTTCAACTTGGCCAGCTTCCATCCAGTTAAAGGCTTTGCTTTTGTTTAGACCTAACTCCTTAATAGAGATGGGGTTCAATCTCACACGTGCTATCCGGGACCAGGGTAAGAAGTCTTTCTCAAACTCTCTCATGTATGCTAACTTATGCTGTCTTTTATGAATGCTGAACAATGATTCGTTTATTGCACCAGAGACAACTTCCGCATTTAACAAATCAAGTAGGCACCACTGGAGCCTCAACTGCTTCATATGCAGATTGTATACCGAAAGATGGAATTGTTGTTGAAAATCAACATCATTAAACGTTATTAGACTATCATTAATCTCTACCTCACCCAGGCGGTAGTTGTGATTCGAAAACCAGTCCGCGATGCGGTAACCATCCTTCATCCCACCACGTACGGAAACTGCACCCTTTACCCCCGATAGATATATATCCTGGATCAACCCTTCACCTTGGAGCCATTTCTTAACAGAAAGTGTGAGGTTAATTTGATTAAACGATAGATCAAAGCTCAGTATGCCATATGAACCTTGTGCACCAGGCGTCGTTTTCACCCGAACTTTCTTAAAGCTAATATTTCCTTTCCCCCACTCTGGCACCATGGCATCCTGGAATTCCACATCTACACCTTCGATGCACCTGTTAAGGCAGTTACCAACAAATTTTCCAACTAAACCTTTTGCAAATACCGTATTCATTGTAAACAGCAGCAACGATACAAATGTAGTAGTTCCCAACACAATCCATACCAGGTGAGAAATAATGAACCAAGAAAATAAGGTGGATAATTCCTCCCCACTAAATGGCCGATTACCACGAATTAACAGCCATTTTGTATTTATTTTAAATCTTTCAAATAACC
Coding sequences:
- the MDM32 gene encoding Mdm32p (Syntenic homolog of Ashbya gossypii AFR391W; Syntenic homolog of Saccharomyces cerevisiae YOR147W (MDM32)), yielding MFAGVALRLRACVRRPVGLKALYKNPVYLEQVNLKPFNRGRWINNGKTTHKQSIEGCKPTEKGIDSCSDSLHKKSILMQKNRQLLTKEKLLSEATGLFERFKINTKWLLIRGNRPFSGEELSTLFSWFIISHLVWIVLGTTTFVSLLLFTMNTVFAKGLVGKFVGNCLNRCIEGVDVEFQDAMVPEWGKGNISFKKVRVKTTPGAQGSYGILSFDLSFNQINLTLSVKKWLQGEGLIQDIYLSGVKGAVSVRGGMKDGYRIADWFSNHNYRLGEVEINDSLITFNDVDFQQQFHLSVYNLHMKQLRLQWCLLDLLNAEVVSGAINESLFSIHKRQHKLAYMREFEKDFLPWSRIARVRLNPISIKELGLNKSKAFNWMEAGQVEILADIMLPTVESNELYEEENKYIVMDLKFVFTDLAARMGSETPKLSDNRELVSIEELKPIINFINYKRGVFCSLKDVDRVNVPWNTKVSINKQKSYPDKVVISSGAFKWPDGEDTIAMNREVIKYHEQPTSKGNEIVLKCRVVKDSHELQDVFLFKETGVYDQLAMEIYADLMKMIEESEYKKKNDWVKVWGTTVASQLLIFGLGAIV